A DNA window from Bacteroides cellulosilyticus contains the following coding sequences:
- a CDS encoding SusC/RagA family TonB-linked outer membrane protein, which produces MKNIFRLVKGLLPLLGLLLSLSLSAQDIVVKGHVKDATGESVIGANILIKGTSIGTISDVDGNFTLKAATGNVLTVTCIGYKGQEITVTNKPLIVVTMQEDSELLDEVVVIGYGQVKKGDVTGSLLTVKPDELNKGKQLTAEDALVGKVAGVNIVPGNGAPGSGGTIRIRMGASLSADNDPLIVIDGVPVSNTSISAINPNDIASFTVLKDASATAIYGSRASNGVIIITTKKGSADGTSRPSFNYNGNMTVSNVYQYMDVLSTEEFRQAFAEHANAPETFKLGSADVDWQKEIYRVALGTDHNLSMTGALKNMPYRVSVGYTNQNGTLKNNNYERINASVGLSPKFFDKHLSVDINVKGSIENNQPVSTGVIGSAISFDPTRPVYEDYEGNVGLGYYTWMNGGKPITLAAANPVADLELADKLEKTKRSIGNIALDYKVHGLEDLRFNLNMGYDIQKNDNRENVPDLAPSMYTGNQNDGTGKRYKYHQTKRNTLLDFYANYDKELKDHHINVMGGYGWQRFWYKNNSVTTDTEGKELATPQHAEAELYLLSFYGRVNYSWKQRYMLTATLRADASSRFSPDNRWGYFPSVAAAWRVNEEAFLSNFKALSDLKLRLSYGQTGQQSIGSYYQHLPTYTASYDESRYYFGDQWYTTYRPNGYDANIKWETTETYNIGIDYGFLNNRISGTIDYYWRTTKDLLNKIFVPAGSNFTNMIETNIGNMKSKGLEIGINVIPVKNKDWEWTVSGNFTWNTSEITKLNTIDREDNYVKTGNAGGTGKYLQVHMVGETPNTFYLLQQAYDDNGKPLDGKYIAKDGSVTSSEEDANKYVTGKSSKAPYYCGLSTRLTYKNWDLGINGHGSFGAYVYNYVKASDSLDGLYGGTGVSSNILRSTLETGFTQDRIYTDYFLEKGDFFRIDNITLGHTFDKLWNEKTSLRLSFTVQNVCTLTGYSGLDPEIYSGIDKNIYQRPRMFMLGVNFNF; this is translated from the coding sequence ATGAAAAACATTTTTAGACTTGTCAAGGGACTTCTCCCTTTGTTGGGATTACTACTATCCCTGTCGCTTTCAGCACAAGACATCGTGGTGAAAGGGCATGTGAAGGACGCTACCGGTGAATCGGTTATCGGAGCTAACATTCTTATTAAAGGTACTTCTATAGGTACGATTTCCGATGTGGACGGCAATTTTACACTGAAGGCGGCTACCGGAAATGTGCTTACCGTCACCTGTATCGGCTATAAAGGGCAGGAAATCACCGTGACAAACAAACCTCTCATTGTAGTTACCATGCAGGAAGACAGCGAATTGCTGGACGAAGTAGTAGTCATCGGCTACGGACAGGTGAAGAAAGGCGACGTGACCGGATCTTTGCTGACCGTGAAACCGGATGAGCTGAACAAAGGTAAGCAATTGACTGCTGAAGATGCTCTGGTGGGTAAAGTTGCCGGTGTGAATATCGTGCCGGGCAATGGTGCACCGGGTAGCGGCGGTACCATCCGTATCCGTATGGGAGCCTCTTTGTCGGCAGATAATGATCCGCTGATTGTTATCGATGGAGTACCCGTAAGCAATACTTCTATCAGTGCCATCAATCCGAATGACATTGCTTCCTTTACAGTATTGAAGGATGCTTCTGCCACAGCTATTTACGGTTCGCGTGCCTCCAATGGTGTCATTATCATCACTACCAAGAAGGGAAGTGCCGACGGTACCTCTCGTCCGTCGTTCAACTATAACGGAAACATGACGGTGAGCAATGTATATCAGTATATGGATGTACTTTCTACCGAAGAATTCCGTCAGGCTTTTGCCGAGCATGCCAATGCTCCGGAGACTTTCAAGCTGGGCAGTGCAGATGTAGACTGGCAGAAAGAAATCTACCGCGTGGCACTGGGTACGGATCATAACTTGTCCATGACCGGAGCTTTGAAGAATATGCCTTACCGTGTATCCGTAGGATATACTAACCAGAATGGTACATTGAAGAATAATAACTACGAGCGTATCAACGCCAGTGTAGGTCTGTCTCCGAAGTTCTTTGATAAACATCTTTCTGTAGATATCAATGTCAAGGGAAGTATTGAGAATAATCAACCGGTTTCAACAGGCGTGATTGGCAGTGCCATCTCTTTTGATCCTACCCGTCCCGTTTACGAAGACTATGAAGGTAATGTAGGTTTGGGATATTATACATGGATGAATGGCGGTAAACCCATCACGCTGGCCGCTGCAAATCCGGTTGCCGATCTGGAACTGGCTGACAAACTCGAAAAGACAAAACGTTCTATCGGTAACATTGCCCTCGACTACAAGGTGCACGGATTGGAAGACCTGCGCTTTAATCTGAATATGGGCTATGACATCCAGAAGAATGACAATCGTGAAAATGTGCCCGATCTTGCTCCCTCCATGTACACTGGTAATCAGAATGACGGTACGGGCAAGCGCTATAAATACCATCAGACCAAGCGCAACACCTTGCTCGATTTCTATGCCAATTACGACAAGGAACTGAAAGATCATCACATCAATGTTATGGGTGGTTACGGCTGGCAACGTTTCTGGTATAAGAATAATAGTGTAACCACCGACACCGAAGGCAAAGAACTGGCTACTCCCCAGCATGCCGAAGCCGAACTTTACCTGCTTTCTTTCTATGGACGTGTAAACTACTCCTGGAAACAACGCTATATGCTGACGGCTACTCTGCGTGCAGATGCTTCTTCACGTTTCTCTCCCGATAACCGTTGGGGGTATTTCCCTTCAGTTGCGGCAGCCTGGCGTGTGAACGAAGAGGCTTTCCTCTCGAACTTCAAAGCCCTGTCCGATTTGAAACTCCGTTTGAGCTACGGCCAGACCGGTCAGCAATCCATTGGTTCTTACTATCAGCACCTGCCGACTTATACGGCGTCTTATGACGAATCCCGCTATTACTTCGGTGATCAATGGTACACTACTTACCGTCCCAATGGCTACGATGCCAACATCAAGTGGGAGACTACCGAAACTTATAATATCGGTATCGACTATGGTTTCCTGAACAACCGCATCTCCGGTACGATTGACTACTACTGGCGTACTACCAAAGATCTGCTGAATAAGATATTCGTTCCTGCCGGAAGCAACTTTACCAATATGATTGAAACCAATATCGGTAATATGAAGAGCAAAGGTCTGGAAATCGGTATCAACGTGATTCCCGTGAAGAATAAGGATTGGGAATGGACTGTCAGCGGTAACTTTACCTGGAATACTTCCGAAATTACGAAGCTGAACACCATCGACCGTGAAGATAACTATGTGAAGACTGGTAATGCCGGTGGTACGGGTAAATATCTGCAAGTCCACATGGTAGGCGAAACTCCGAATACTTTCTACCTGTTGCAACAGGCTTATGACGATAATGGTAAGCCGCTGGATGGCAAATATATCGCAAAAGATGGTTCGGTCACCAGCAGCGAAGAAGATGCCAACAAGTACGTGACCGGCAAAAGCTCCAAAGCTCCTTACTACTGCGGTCTTTCTACCCGTTTGACATATAAGAACTGGGATTTGGGTATCAACGGACATGGAAGCTTCGGTGCTTATGTTTATAACTATGTGAAAGCCTCCGATTCTTTGGACGGACTTTATGGTGGAACCGGCGTTTCCAGCAATATTCTGCGTTCTACTCTTGAAACCGGATTTACGCAGGATCGCATCTATACCGATTACTTCCTGGAGAAAGGTGACTTCTTCCGTATCGACAACATCACGTTAGGACATACCTTCGATAAGTTGTGGAACGAAAAAACCTCTCTTCGTCTCTCTTTCACCGTGCAGAATGTATGTACACTGACAGGCTATAGCGGTCTTGACCCGGAAATTTATAGCGGTATCGATAAGAACATCTATCAGCGCCCGCGTATGTTCATGCTGGGAGTAAATTTTAATTTTTAA
- a CDS encoding DUF6377 domain-containing protein, giving the protein MRQLKVILAVFFVSLSLYSYANETDSLLRVLDMSIRNRPQYTLERQEQIDALQRKLRLPHSDQERFDVYRELFGKYRSYRMDSALWVANQRVELAKRMKNPLHIYSAELNVAEVMIGVAMYKEGLEILDGIKSSDLDASGISYYYYQYHQVYTLMADYAFSDKMKDHYRSLAYQYKDSILNIRKPGSQGYLLMKSEKLLYEEKYDEAIGILNSCYETHKQKGYSVAIPSIGLANAYGVMGKTELQKKYLIISAIADIQAATKEYISLWKLANLLFQEGDINRAYTYIECSMQDATFCNARYRTQEISEMLPIISRTYENKLRQEKTQMVALFVLTSVLLIILLIALMFIFYQMKRLNVARKAVSDMNEELKHINANLHTLNDKLQESNQVKEEYIGYVFNMCSLYINKQEEQRKMLARKIKTGQLDDLYKTVNSSSFVANELKEFFYTFDSVFLKLYPKFIEQFNTLLQEDERICPKEGELLTPELRVFALIRLGITDSGKIANFLHYSAQTVYNYRLKVRSKSLLSKDEFMEAVQQIG; this is encoded by the coding sequence ATGAGGCAACTGAAAGTAATTTTGGCAGTCTTCTTTGTATCCCTGTCCCTGTATTCTTATGCCAATGAAACAGACTCTTTGCTTCGGGTACTTGATATGTCTATCAGGAACCGCCCTCAATATACATTAGAACGCCAGGAACAGATAGATGCTTTGCAACGGAAACTCCGTTTGCCTCATTCGGACCAGGAACGCTTTGATGTCTATCGCGAATTGTTCGGCAAATACCGTTCTTATCGCATGGACTCCGCCTTGTGGGTTGCCAACCAGCGTGTGGAGCTTGCCAAGCGCATGAAGAATCCCCTTCACATTTATTCCGCAGAACTGAATGTGGCCGAAGTCATGATAGGAGTGGCCATGTATAAGGAAGGGCTGGAGATACTGGACGGCATTAAATCCAGCGACTTGGATGCTTCCGGCATTTCTTACTATTATTATCAGTATCACCAGGTTTACACGTTAATGGCGGATTATGCTTTTTCCGATAAGATGAAAGATCATTACCGGAGCCTTGCTTATCAGTATAAAGATTCTATTCTCAATATCCGGAAGCCAGGTTCGCAGGGCTATCTGCTGATGAAAAGTGAGAAACTTCTGTACGAAGAAAAATACGATGAAGCCATTGGGATATTGAACAGTTGTTACGAGACGCATAAACAGAAAGGATATAGCGTTGCTATTCCTTCCATCGGGCTGGCGAATGCTTATGGTGTGATGGGAAAGACGGAACTACAGAAGAAGTATCTGATTATTTCCGCTATCGCTGACATTCAGGCAGCGACGAAGGAATATATTTCTCTTTGGAAACTGGCAAACCTCTTGTTTCAGGAAGGGGATATTAACCGTGCTTATACCTATATAGAATGTTCCATGCAGGATGCCACATTCTGTAATGCCCGCTACCGTACACAGGAGATTTCAGAAATGCTACCTATTATTAGCCGGACTTATGAGAACAAGTTGCGGCAGGAGAAAACACAGATGGTTGCTTTGTTCGTCCTGACTTCTGTTCTGCTGATAATCCTGCTGATTGCCCTGATGTTCATTTTCTATCAGATGAAACGGCTGAACGTTGCCCGGAAGGCAGTGAGCGATATGAACGAGGAGCTCAAGCATATCAATGCAAACCTGCATACATTGAATGATAAGTTGCAGGAGTCCAACCAGGTGAAGGAAGAATACATCGGTTACGTCTTCAATATGTGTTCGCTCTACATCAACAAGCAGGAAGAACAACGGAAAATGCTTGCCCGTAAAATCAAGACCGGGCAATTGGATGATTTGTATAAGACTGTCAATTCCTCTTCTTTTGTTGCCAATGAGTTGAAAGAATTCTTCTACACGTTCGATAGTGTGTTCTTGAAACTCTATCCTAAGTTCATAGAACAGTTCAATACTTTGCTTCAGGAAGATGAGCGTATCTGTCCGAAGGAGGGTGAACTGCTGACACCCGAGTTGCGCGTCTTTGCTCTGATCAGATTGGGCATTACAGATAGTGGGAAGATTGCTAACTTCCTTCATTATTCTGCCCAGACGGTGTATAACTATCGTCTGAAAGTGCGGAGTAAATCTTTGCTTTCCAAGGATGAATTTATGGAAGCGGTGCAGCAAATAGGCTAA
- a CDS encoding DUF4249 family protein produces the protein MIKSASYISCVLSVLLMSGCEKVFDVDLSGYVSDAIVFEGTVTNERPPYFFHLTRPAAITGGDYYNYEGIDDAVIVITDITEGIRDTLQYVKPRRENFVYYDYYNYDKKRNETDYVNSVSENAADGVYVTTKLYGIEGHSYSLDIYYAGKHFESDVQKMEPALIITDLKVTKVDLGEKGETFAPCISFINPPGENYYLLSFFPWSYTRAKPFTRPGTLFGAESRWRYSVLSDEHLQENVVDFAVDDGENAFGYPNGWGYDHSSDSVYVWAQTISKSCYDVFDQMLKQFRTDGGAYTPAPSSITGNISGGVYGCFRVSAASEKGIYVGERN, from the coding sequence ATGATAAAGTCAGCTTCTTATATCTCATGTGTTCTCTCAGTCTTGCTTATGTCGGGCTGTGAGAAAGTGTTTGATGTGGATTTGTCGGGCTATGTTTCGGATGCAATAGTTTTTGAAGGTACTGTAACTAATGAGCGTCCGCCCTATTTCTTTCATCTTACCAGGCCTGCTGCAATTACAGGGGGTGATTATTATAATTATGAAGGAATAGATGATGCGGTAATTGTGATTACAGATATTACGGAGGGTATCAGGGATACGCTTCAATATGTGAAACCTCGTCGTGAAAACTTTGTGTATTATGACTATTATAACTATGATAAGAAGCGGAATGAAACAGATTATGTAAATAGTGTATCTGAAAATGCAGCAGATGGGGTGTATGTGACAACTAAGCTATATGGTATTGAAGGTCATTCGTATTCATTAGATATATATTATGCTGGTAAGCATTTTGAATCGGATGTACAGAAAATGGAACCGGCTCTTATTATTACTGATCTCAAGGTAACTAAAGTGGATCTTGGCGAAAAGGGAGAGACTTTTGCCCCCTGCATCAGCTTCATTAATCCTCCGGGAGAAAATTATTATTTACTTTCTTTTTTTCCATGGTCGTATACCCGTGCTAAACCATTCACAAGACCTGGTACTTTGTTTGGTGCAGAATCACGTTGGCGATATTCCGTTTTAAGTGATGAACACTTGCAGGAGAATGTAGTAGACTTTGCCGTAGATGACGGAGAGAATGCTTTTGGTTATCCTAATGGCTGGGGTTATGACCATTCGAGCGATTCTGTATATGTGTGGGCGCAAACCATTTCCAAGAGTTGTTATGATGTTTTTGATCAGATGTTGAAGCAGTTCCGTACGGATGGCGGTGCATACACTCCGGCTCCATCGTCAATAACCGGGAATATAAGTGGTGGCGTATATGGCTGTTTTCGGGTAAGTGCTGCTTCTGAAAAAGGGATATATGTAGGGGAAAGAAATTAA
- a CDS encoding DUF4249 family protein — translation MIKSASYISCVLLVLLMSGCEKVFDVDLSGYVSDALVFEGTVTNERPPYFFHLTKPAAITGGDYYNYEGIDDAVIVITDITEGIKDTLQYVKPRFENHVYYDYYNYDKKRKEEASVNGIYRNSAGGVYVTTKLYGIEGHSYSLDIYYAGKHFESDVQKMEPALVITDLKVTKVDLGEKGETFAPCISFINPPGENYYLLSFFPASYIYFTFSKPSALFGANSRWRYSVLSDEHLQENVVDFAVDDGENAFGYPNGWGYDHSSDSVYVWAQTISKSCYDVFDQMLKQFRTDGGAYTPAPSSITGNISGGVYGCFRVSAASEKGIYVGERN, via the coding sequence ATGATAAAGTCGGCTTCTTATATCTCGTGTGTTCTTTTAGTCTTGCTTATGTCGGGCTGTGAGAAAGTGTTTGATGTGGATTTGTCGGGCTATGTTTCGGATGCACTTGTTTTTGAAGGGACTGTAACTAATGAACGTCCGCCCTATTTCTTTCATCTTACCAAGCCTGCTGCAATTACAGGGGGTGATTATTATAATTATGAAGGAATAGATGATGCGGTAATTGTGATTACAGATATTACGGAGGGTATCAAGGATACGCTTCAATATGTGAAACCTCGTTTTGAAAATCATGTGTATTATGACTATTATAATTATGATAAGAAGCGGAAGGAAGAAGCTAGTGTGAATGGGATATATAGGAATTCTGCTGGTGGGGTGTATGTGACAACTAAGCTATATGGTATTGAAGGTCATTCCTATTCATTGGATATATATTATGCTGGTAAGCATTTTGAATCGGATGTACAGAAAATGGAGCCAGCTCTTGTTATTACTGATCTCAAGGTAACTAAAGTGGATCTTGGTGAAAAGGGGGAGACCTTTGCACCTTGTATTAGTTTCATTAATCCTCCGGGAGAAAATTATTATTTGCTTTCTTTCTTTCCTGCGTCATATATTTATTTTACCTTCTCGAAACCTAGTGCTTTATTTGGCGCGAATTCACGTTGGCGATATTCCGTTTTAAGTGATGAACACTTGCAGGAGAATGTAGTAGACTTTGCCGTAGATGACGGAGAGAATGCTTTTGGTTATCCTAATGGCTGGGGTTATGACCATTCGAGCGATTCTGTATATGTGTGGGCGCAAACCATTTCCAAGAGTTGTTATGATGTTTTTGATCAGATGTTGAAGCAGTTCCGTACGGATGGCGGTGCATACACTCCGGCTCCATCGTCAATAACCGGGAATATAAGTGGTGGCGTATATGGCTGTTTTCGGGTAAGCGCTGCTTCTGAAAAAGGGATATATGTAGGGGAAAGAAATTAA
- a CDS encoding TonB-dependent receptor — MKVLSVYLFLLFFCLHTAFAQKVIVRGRVTDAKTGETLSDANVLEKNSSTGMATNAYGLYSITLHTGRCVLQCSMLGYTTWSDTLQLSGNAVVDIALQPNDYLLKGVEVLGARKHSGQFMLDAQKIQALPVVGGEPDLIKTLQFLPGVQSGNEGANNISVRGSNQWGNLVLLDEAVVYNPTHVLSFFSVFNNDAIQKVDLYKSYFPLKYGGRSSSVIDVRMREGNSKERKRSASLGLIASKVLLEGPLKKGSYLVSGRFGYPGVTLSLLGGDLASKPQMWFYDVNAKVNTALDDRNRLFFSLYSGGDHTVFNKLIKGYGMDWGNATATVRWNHILNDRTNINTSAVFSNYYYRYKSLADGLQYLWKSDMQSYQLKSDWETHLNNSLSLKTGASVHFFTTMPGSVEKYGDESNVVPSRLPKKALWDMAFYAEGEYKFLSRFQLNAGVRLSVLYAPSSSSYGAKTYVVPEPRAELSYTLNPSNRIAVSYTQAAQSIHMLSNSSVGIPSDMWIPANALLEPSVMRQVALSYEYNFPHREYTLSVEAYIRKMRHVVDYVENANIFQNDRIEKEVESGTAEGTGLELYFSKNQGALTGWLSYTLSRARNNINGEKYKPIYDRPHNLKLFLNWNIGSHWSLSSTFSYASGMNLTLPVGKYYFHHSVFYIYSGRNGYRAPAFHQLDFSTTYKWKNRSLSLSIINAYNRENVFSIYAGRNGNFSIAQPLMYKLYLYGIVPSLTYTFKF, encoded by the coding sequence ATGAAAGTCTTATCTGTATATTTGTTTCTTCTCTTTTTCTGTCTGCACACTGCCTTTGCTCAAAAAGTGATAGTACGAGGACGTGTGACGGATGCGAAAACAGGGGAGACTCTCTCGGATGCCAATGTACTGGAAAAGAATTCGAGTACAGGTATGGCTACAAATGCATACGGACTCTATTCCATTACCCTTCATACGGGGAGGTGTGTACTTCAGTGTTCTATGTTGGGCTATACCACTTGGTCGGATACATTGCAACTATCGGGCAATGCAGTGGTCGATATAGCTTTGCAGCCTAATGACTATTTGCTGAAAGGGGTTGAAGTACTGGGAGCCCGAAAACATAGCGGACAATTTATGTTGGATGCACAGAAGATACAAGCCCTGCCTGTTGTAGGAGGAGAGCCCGATTTAATAAAGACTTTACAATTTTTGCCGGGAGTACAGAGTGGCAATGAAGGGGCTAACAATATTTCTGTGAGAGGAAGCAATCAATGGGGGAATCTGGTCTTACTGGATGAGGCTGTGGTCTATAATCCTACTCATGTTTTATCCTTTTTCTCTGTATTTAATAATGATGCCATTCAAAAGGTGGACCTGTATAAGTCCTATTTTCCACTGAAATATGGAGGGCGGTCTTCATCGGTTATCGATGTCCGTATGCGCGAAGGCAATAGTAAAGAGCGCAAGCGGAGTGCAAGTCTGGGATTGATTGCCTCTAAAGTATTGCTGGAAGGTCCTTTGAAGAAAGGCTCTTATCTGGTTTCCGGCAGATTTGGTTATCCGGGAGTCACACTCAGTTTATTAGGTGGTGATCTGGCCTCTAAGCCACAGATGTGGTTTTATGATGTCAATGCTAAGGTGAATACGGCATTGGATGACCGTAACCGTCTTTTCTTTTCGTTGTATAGCGGAGGCGACCATACTGTTTTCAATAAATTGATCAAGGGATATGGTATGGACTGGGGAAATGCCACTGCTACAGTGAGATGGAACCATATTCTGAATGATAGAACTAACATAAATACAAGTGCTGTTTTCAGTAATTATTATTATAGGTATAAATCTTTGGCAGACGGATTACAATATCTTTGGAAATCGGATATGCAGTCTTATCAGTTGAAGTCTGACTGGGAAACGCATTTGAATAACTCCTTGAGCCTGAAGACGGGAGCAAGCGTACACTTCTTTACCACTATGCCCGGTTCGGTAGAAAAGTATGGCGATGAATCGAATGTGGTACCTTCCCGTTTGCCCAAAAAGGCCTTGTGGGATATGGCTTTCTATGCAGAGGGTGAATATAAGTTCCTTTCCCGTTTCCAGTTGAATGCCGGAGTCCGTTTATCCGTTTTGTATGCTCCGTCCTCTTCTTCGTATGGGGCAAAAACGTATGTTGTTCCCGAACCGCGGGCAGAGTTATCCTATACTCTTAATCCTTCCAATCGTATAGCTGTCTCTTATACACAGGCGGCACAAAGCATACATATGCTCTCAAATTCCTCGGTAGGAATCCCTTCGGACATGTGGATACCTGCCAATGCGTTATTGGAGCCATCTGTTATGAGACAGGTAGCACTTAGCTATGAATATAACTTTCCGCACAGAGAGTATACTTTGTCAGTAGAAGCTTACATCCGGAAAATGCGCCATGTGGTGGACTATGTGGAAAATGCCAATATATTCCAGAATGACCGGATTGAAAAGGAAGTAGAGAGCGGCACTGCTGAAGGGACTGGACTGGAGTTGTACTTTTCAAAGAATCAGGGAGCCCTGACCGGATGGCTTAGTTATACACTTTCGCGTGCAAGAAATAATATCAATGGCGAGAAATATAAACCGATATATGACCGTCCGCATAATTTAAAACTGTTTCTGAACTGGAACATCGGTTCTCATTGGTCGCTGTCATCTACTTTTTCTTATGCTTCGGGAATGAATCTGACGTTGCCGGTAGGAAAATATTATTTCCATCACTCTGTATTCTATATCTATTCCGGTAGAAACGGGTATCGTGCTCCGGCATTTCACCAATTGGATTTCTCCACAACATATAAGTGGAAGAATCGGAGTCTTTCCCTTTCAATCATTAATGCATATAACAGGGAAAATGTTTTTTCCATTTATGCGGGGCGTAATGGAAACTTTTCCATTGCACAGCCTCTTATGTATAAATTATATCTTTACGGCATTGTGCCTTCTTTAACTTATACATTTAAATTCTGA
- a CDS encoding thioredoxin domain-containing protein — MKNVLLVLTVLLCSCSKGNKEVVAEINGHKLYASELSQVTTQETFDLLNMAYEIKSRALDDLIKQKLIEYEAIDRGVLTDEFLNAYIDSVMVDPTKEYMEDLLAKNRVRSVLIRHLADSLFNRAQIKRYIYPPKQPNCVVADLCVQYRGNLDAATHLIVASDFNCKRCAEFEKTLKRIYDKYHDRVKFGFINFADEPNLASLACEAAGKYGKFWEFHDAIFSYDALPDSAYIFDLARALGLDVGAYKQDVLSAETYDKVNHTIDKLMERGLFATPTIIINNRLVYITNSYEELTKLLDKELQNE, encoded by the coding sequence ATGAAAAATGTATTATTAGTGCTGACTGTGTTACTCTGCTCTTGTTCTAAAGGTAATAAGGAAGTTGTAGCAGAAATAAACGGGCATAAGCTTTATGCATCCGAATTGTCTCAGGTGACAACCCAAGAGACCTTCGATTTATTGAATATGGCTTATGAAATAAAGTCAAGAGCCTTGGACGACTTAATCAAACAAAAATTGATAGAGTATGAGGCAATTGATCGGGGAGTACTCACTGATGAGTTTCTGAATGCTTATATTGATAGTGTTATGGTCGATCCAACAAAGGAATATATGGAGGATTTGTTAGCCAAAAACAGAGTACGGAGTGTTTTAATCCGGCATTTGGCAGATTCACTATTTAATAGAGCACAAATCAAGCGGTATATCTATCCTCCTAAACAGCCCAATTGTGTTGTAGCCGATTTATGCGTTCAATATAGAGGAAATCTTGATGCTGCTACTCATTTGATAGTAGCATCAGATTTCAATTGCAAACGTTGTGCTGAATTTGAGAAAACGTTGAAACGTATTTATGATAAATACCATGACCGGGTGAAATTTGGCTTTATTAATTTTGCCGACGAACCGAATCTTGCGTCATTGGCTTGTGAAGCGGCTGGTAAATATGGTAAATTCTGGGAGTTTCATGATGCCATATTCTCCTATGATGCGTTGCCGGACTCTGCATATATCTTTGACCTTGCCCGGGCTTTAGGATTGGACGTTGGCGCATATAAGCAAGATGTGCTGTCCGCCGAAACTTATGATAAGGTAAACCATACTATTGATAAACTGATGGAACGGGGACTTTTTGCCACTCCTACCATTATAATTAATAATCGCTTGGTTTATATTACGAATTCTTATGAAGAACTGACTAAACTTTTAGATAAAGAACTGCAAAACGAATGA
- a CDS encoding DUF3244 domain-containing protein, producing the protein MRAKTLLLFLFLLSFVNGGATVQESGKSIVLKKSTTSDGTLRSAGLFASAYLDLSNELLLLNFENCSDDAFISVTNLSTNDVIYSGLYGASDNIVLNMAGLLQGGENYRLEMTIGKVILYGDFTI; encoded by the coding sequence ATGAGAGCAAAAACTTTATTACTGTTTTTATTTCTATTATCATTTGTAAATGGAGGTGCAACTGTACAAGAGTCTGGAAAGAGTATTGTACTGAAGAAGAGTACTACTTCTGATGGAACATTACGCTCTGCCGGTTTATTTGCTTCCGCCTATTTAGATCTCAGCAATGAATTGCTATTACTTAATTTTGAGAACTGCTCAGATGATGCTTTTATTTCCGTGACTAATCTTTCAACCAATGACGTAATTTATTCAGGACTATATGGAGCTTCGGATAATATTGTACTGAATATGGCAGGACTATTGCAAGGAGGAGAAAATTACCGTTTGGAGATGACTATTGGAAAGGTGATTCTATACGGAGATTTCACTATTTGA